In Methylotenera versatilis 79, the DNA window CCACGCGCATGCCCGATTTATCGGATTCATCGCGTAAATCAGAAATACCTTCGATTTTTTTCTCGTTAACTAATTCAGCGATTTTCTCAACGAAAGTTTTCTTATTCACTTGGTATGGTAATTCGTCGACGATCAACATCTGACGACCACCACTTTTATCCATGTCTTCTACATGGGTACGACCACGCATCACCACACGACCACGGCCGGTGCGATAGCCTTCTTTCACGCCAACCGTGCCGTAAATAATGCCAGCAGTTGGGAAATCTGGCGCAGGTACTAATTCAATTAGCTCTTCAATCCCCGTTTCAGGGTCTTTAAGTAGCGCAAAACAGGCATCTAATACTTCGTTAATATTATGTGGCGGGATGTTCGTCGCCATGCCCACAGCAATGCCAGAACTACCATTGATTAGTAGATTTGGGATACGTGCCGGCATGATAAGCGGCTCATTCTCACTACCATCATAGTTAGGGCCAAAATCGACGGTTTCTTTATCAATATCCGCTAATAACTCATGCGCAATCTTCGACATACGGATTTCCGTATAACGCATCGCTGCTGCATTATCGCCATCGACAGAGCCAAAGTTACCCTGACCATCGACCAGCATATAACGCAAACTGAAATTTTGCGCCATACGAACAATCGTGTCATACACCGCAGTATCGCCATGCGGATGATACTTACCGATCACATCACCAACGATACGCGCAGATTTTTTATACGGCTTGTTGTAGTCATTGCTCAGCTCATGCATCGCAAATAAAACGCGGCGATGCACAGGTTTTAAACCGTCACGCACATCAGGAAGCGCACGCCCTACGATCACGCTCATGGCGTAATCAAGGTATGAACGGCGCATTTCATCTTCTAGGCTGATTGGTAGGGTTTCTTTAGCGAATTGATCCATTAGATTTTCCGTGAATTAAGCTTTTTATGATGGCCTGTAGATGGCTGCTTTTAATTTTTAATGCGTCGATTTTAACACGTTTAACCAGTGTTATTACAGTGTTATTCTCCATAGAAAACGCTTGTAAGACATTAAAACAGTGATGAATGAAGTGGTGATTAGATTGTAAAACCAAGCTTAAGATTATTTAAACGCATCACTGGCAACATCATCGCATTTTGCCTGATTTAACTGGTTAACTTTCAAAAGTTAACCCTCAAAAACACTTAAAAATGCAAATCCGCTTTCAAGTCTTCTACATGTTCTAAACCCACCGCTATTCGCACTAAGTTATCCTTGATTCCGGCTTCTAGCCTTGCTTCTGGTGAGATACGACTGTGAGTGGTTGTGGCTGGGTGTGTAATCGTGCTTTTAGCATCGCCTAAATTGGCAGTAATAGAAATTAGCTCCGTCGCATCAATCAGCGCCCAAGCGGCCTCTGTCAAAGTCTGGCCAGCTTTAGGCTTGACTTCAAAAGTGACAATGGCCGCACCACTTAGCTGCTGTTTTTTCGCTAACGCATACTGTGGATGCGAGGCTAATCCAGGATAATAAACACGTGCAACTTGCGGTTGTGTTTCAAGCCACGTTGCTAATTCCAAAGCTTTACGCGCATGCGCTTCCATACGGATATGCAGCGTTTCCAATCCTTTTAAGAACACCCACGCATTAAAAGCACTCATGGTCACACCTGCTGTACGCAAGAATGCATATACAAGTTCCATTAAAGTTTTGCTGCCCAGCACAGCTCCGCCCAAGCATCTGCCCTGCCCGTCAATATATTTAGTAGCGGAATGGATAATGATATCTGCACCTAAATCTAATGGCTTTTGAATAGCCGGCGTGCAAAAGCAATTATCAACCACCAAATAGGCATTTGCTTGATGCGCAATATCTGCCAACACTTTGATATCGCATATTTCAGTGAGCGGATTGGAGGGCGTTTCAACAAAAAACAATTTAGTTTTAGGCTGAATTGCGGCTTGCCATTCAGATGGGTCTGTCAGCGACACAAAAGTGACTTCCAAGCCCCAACGTTTAAGAATATTGCCGAATAGTTGAACACTTGTACCAAAAACACTACGCGACGCTACAACGTGGTCGCCAGCACTGCATAAACCCATCACACAAGCCAAAATTGCTGACATACCACTGGATGTTGCTACGCATTGCTCTGCGCCTTCCAATGCGGCCAATTTGTTTTGAAACATGGTGACAGTTGGATTAGTAAAGCGCGAGTAGATATTACCTGGCTCTGTACCACCAAAACGTGCCGCTGCCTGGGCGGAATTTTTAAATTTAAAACTTGAATTTAAAAATAAAGCTTCCGAGTTCTCTCCAAACTCAGTCGTCTCTGTACCAGCACGTAAACTTAAAGTCTCAGGATGATAGGTTTTCTGTGTCGTCATAATGTCAAATCACTTAAATAGTTAAGCTTAATATACTTAGGTTAAATATTTGGGCGTTAAAAAACCCGAGTTAGCTAAAGAATAAGCTAAAACGGGTTTTGGCTCTCGCTTTAGCAGAATTTATTATGCGCCCGCAAGCTGAGTAAGGCTTTGTTTAAAGTTGGCCACTCAAATCAGCGCAATTACATTTAACGCCCTTAACATGATCATGTCAAGCAGATTGCTGATTAAAAAATCAGATAGTGCTTTGGTACCCATCACTTTCAACACTACATTTTACAGCTGACTTAGCCCCCTGAAAGCGATGACCCAAATGGGTATCTGCTGACCAAATATAAACTTAAGAAATCTGCTCTACGGCCTCATCTTCTTCAGCATCAATTAAATTTAAATCCAACTGTGTACTTGAGTTACTGGGCTTTTGTTTTTTATTAAAATCACCACGTGCAGATTCAATACGATTCAAATAAGCAGCATCTACATCACCTGTCACGTACTTACCGTCAAAACAACTGCTATCAAATACTTTCATTTTAGGATTTAAATTAGCAATATCATGTATCAAAGCATCTAAATCTTGATAAATCAGCGCATCTGCACCA includes these proteins:
- a CDS encoding O-succinylhomoserine sulfhydrylase yields the protein MTTQKTYHPETLSLRAGTETTEFGENSEALFLNSSFKFKNSAQAAARFGGTEPGNIYSRFTNPTVTMFQNKLAALEGAEQCVATSSGMSAILACVMGLCSAGDHVVASRSVFGTSVQLFGNILKRWGLEVTFVSLTDPSEWQAAIQPKTKLFFVETPSNPLTEICDIKVLADIAHQANAYLVVDNCFCTPAIQKPLDLGADIIIHSATKYIDGQGRCLGGAVLGSKTLMELVYAFLRTAGVTMSAFNAWVFLKGLETLHIRMEAHARKALELATWLETQPQVARVYYPGLASHPQYALAKKQQLSGAAIVTFEVKPKAGQTLTEAAWALIDATELISITANLGDAKSTITHPATTTHSRISPEARLEAGIKDNLVRIAVGLEHVEDLKADLHF